The following proteins are encoded in a genomic region of Odontesthes bonariensis isolate fOdoBon6 chromosome 19, fOdoBon6.hap1, whole genome shotgun sequence:
- the LOC142368464 gene encoding high affinity immunoglobulin epsilon receptor subunit gamma-like, which produces MTALGRNPLLVAVPLWMIFGRAAALTEPEICYVLDGVLFLYGVILTALYCRIKIYNAREAQGGKGKPKQNVEEGIYTGLTPHAQDTYETIGMKK; this is translated from the exons ATGACCGCGTTGGGGAGGAACCCGCTGCTGGTGGCAGTTCCTCTTTGGATGATTTTTGGAAGAGCTG CTGCTCTCACCGAGCCTGAGATCTGCTATGTGCTGGATGGCGTCCTGTTTTTGTACGGCGTCATCCTGACCGCTCTCTACTGCAGAATCAAG ATCTACAATGCTAGAGAGGCACAGGGTGGGAAAGGAAAGCCGAAGCAG AATGTTGAAGAGGGCATCTATACG GGTCTGACACCTCATGCACAGGACACATATGAAACTATCGGCATGAAGAAGTGA